CAGGTCGGCGATGAAGACGAAGATGATGCCGGCGACCAGGTTCGCGGCGAACAGGGCGATCGTTTTGAGGCCGTTGACCACGCGGAGGTCGAGGTCGAGACCTACGGCCAGCACGGCCATCATCATCACGCCGGCGCCGGCGCCGAAGTAGCCGCCGTACACGCCGGTCAGGGTGGTGAAGACAGTGGTTGCCGGGGACAACGATCGGTGGAGGCGGCGCGGGTGCTCCGAGCTCGGGTGGTTCGAGCGGGCGCGGAGGCGGCGGGAGATCAGCGGCTGGACGCCGACGATCAGGCAGGTGAAGAGGATCAGCCAAGGTGCGGCGGTGGCGAAGACCTGGGATGGTAGGGCGAGTAGCAGTACCGCGCCGCCGATCGCACCCAGGGCGCAGAGCAGGACGACTGTGATCGTTTGCGCGCGGGGGATCTCGCGTAGTTCGCGGCGGTAGCCGAACGTACCGCTGAGTGCGCCGGGGAGTAGACCGAGGGTGTTCGAGGCGTTCGCGACCACCGGCGGGATGCCGAGCGCGATCAGGACCGGGAAACTCAGCAGTGAGGCGACGCCGACGGTCGAGGTGAGTATCCCGGCACCCAGCCCGGCACCGACCACCGCCAACTGCTCGGCCCCGGTCACCCGTATCTCACCTGTCCGCTCACCGCCCCCGATTATCGATCACACCACCACACACCCGACTGTGGGGGTCACCGGCCGCGGGGTTGGACGAGGTTTGATTCGTAGGCTGCGATCACCAGCTGGGCTCGGTCGCGGGCCTGGAGCTTCGCGAGCAGGTGGCCGACGTGGGACTTGACGGTGCCGTT
The genomic region above belongs to Kribbella solani and contains:
- a CDS encoding TSUP family transporter, translated to MTGAEQLAVVGAGLGAGILTSTVGVASLLSFPVLIALGIPPVVANASNTLGLLPGALSGTFGYRRELREIPRAQTITVVLLCALGAIGGAVLLLALPSQVFATAAPWLILFTCLIVGVQPLISRRLRARSNHPSSEHPRRLHRSLSPATTVFTTLTGVYGGYFGAGAGVMMMAVLAVGLDLDLRVVNGLKTIALFAANLVAGIIFVFIADLNLTAAGLLAAGSLVGGYAGAHLGRRLPAPLLRALIVLAGIIAACLMLR